Proteins encoded in a region of the Magallana gigas chromosome 8, xbMagGiga1.1, whole genome shotgun sequence genome:
- the LOC105327307 gene encoding alpha-adducin isoform X5 has product MSNGTAHMNGPSSGKYIDTIDPDDPEYVKEMRRPAEVKEDVRQMHDRSRVSLILNSEAFRRELEEVVDEQIKSGPHPASLLALQQITDLLLPHSKGQTGLINRGTAPVIPISDIKGTDGLGYSKGEKLLRCKLAACYRLVDLKGWGHGIYNHISVRINQELEHFLINPFGLNYGEITASSLVKVDMQGDVIEKGTTTLGINRAGFTLHSAIHQARPDLKCVIHLHTPAAVAVSTLKCGFLPMSQEALICGEVSYHEYNGILVDQEERDALQRHLGPNNKIMFLRNHGVVACGTTVEEAWHYAFNIMAACESQIKALPAGLDNIVLVDEEVRRKTYAVGSQGGGGVDTSGKKWKTGELEFEALMRQLDNAGYRTGFVYRQPIIKAEVKRERCNDDVEIPPASSSFTYVFDGDYEHSKYMSPIKVAIERQKQHYKAGWLNSPNTYVKKEMEETGTTNPKKITKWIQDGSPSNSGTSVKLENPNQFAPQGADPHEFKKKQKNIRKDYYEDKVTAGPQSRVLEGMTWEEAQQLQAEGKLAGKYEDGTLSMAGDSVIVIGAASKGIIQRDQQHNVQVYKSQYQANPFENMTQDEIDRYKVEVEKKAKGEPVSTPTEDSLEPGPDGKLISTEERMQIIQQQQQPETTPEKAAPVEVKHAVEPPKPAVVDDDDDVFVDESSAPLSPATNGTTKESEEPRPSQLQRSESTREPPRSPELIDELKKKNFERSKSDRWARDHKINGDEKTGSPSKSDTLKSTDSASGGETLEDRSSKEGSPTKDAPSPTKDKKKKKNKFRMPSFSKSKKKESKESTI; this is encoded by the exons ATGTCTAACGGTACAGCACACATGAATGGACCCAGCTCTGGGAAATACATAGATACCATAG ATCCCGATGACCCAGAGTACGTCAAAGAAATGCGGAGGCCGGCGGAGGTGAAGGAAGATGTCCGTCAGATGCACGATCGGAGTCGAGTGTCGCTGATCCTGAACAGCGAGGCGTTTCGTCGGGAGCTTGAGGAAGTGGTGGATGAGCAGATCAAGTCCGGCCCCCACCCAGCCAGTCTCCTCGCCCTCCAGCAAATCACAGACCTGTTACTGCCCCACTCCAAGGGCCAGACGGGGCTGATCAACCGAGGAA CGGCCCCAGTAATCCCTATCAGTGACATCAAAGGAACAGATGGGCTGGGCTACTCCAAGGGGGAGAAACTCCTGCGCTGTAAGCTGGCCGCCTGCTACAGACTGGTGGACCTAAAAGGCTGGGGACATGGTATCTACAACCACATCAGT gTCAGAATTAACCAAGAACTGGAGCATTTCCTCATTAACCCGTTTGGACTGAACTATGGGGAGATCACTGCCTCATCCTTAGTGAAGGTGGATATGCAGGGGGACGTGATCGAGAAAGGCACAACAACACTAGGCATCAACAGGGCCGGCTTCACGCTTCACTCGGCAATCCACCAAGCACGACCGGATCTTAAATGTGTCATTCATCTCCACACCCCAGCAGCAGTAGCA GTGTCTACACTGAAATGTGGCTTTCTGCCCATGTCACAGGAAGCCCTTATTTGTGGTGAAGTCAGCTACCACGAATATAATGGCATACTAGTCGACCAAGAGGAAAGGGACGCTCTACAGCGCCACCTAGGACCAAACAATAAA ATAATGTTTCTTAGAAATCATGGAGTTGTAGCCTGTGGTACAACAGTTGAAGAAGCCTGGCACTACGCATTCAATATTATGGCAGCTTGCGAATCACAG ATAAAAGCTTTGCCCGCTGGCTTAGACAATATAGTACTAGTAGATGAGGAAGTCCGACGGAAGACGTACGCTGTGGGAAGTCAGGGAGGTGGAGGAGTGGATACCAGCGGCAAGAAGTGGAAGACGGGTGAACTGGAATTTGAGGCTCTCATGAGGCAGCTAGATAATGCT gGGTATAGAACTGGTTTTGTGTACAGACAACCAATCATTAAAGCAGAAGTAAAGCGAGAGAGATGTAATGATGATGTAGAAATCCCACCAGCCTCCAGTTCATTTACATACGTGTTCGACGGCGACTATGAACACtccaagtacat GTCGCCGATTAAAGTTGCCATTGAGAGACAGAAGCAGCACTACAAAGCTGGTTGGTTGAACTCACCCAACACATACGTCAAAAAAGAGATGGAAGAGACAGGAACAACCAACCCTAAGAAGATAACAAAG TGGATCCAGGACGGTTCACCCTCTAATTCAGGAACATCTGTAAAACTGGAAAACCCCAACCAGTTTGCACCTCAAGGAGCAGACCCTCATGAGTTCAAGAAAAAGCAGAAAAAT ATAAGGAAGGATTACTATGAGGACAAGGTGACCGCTGGGCCACAGTCGCGGGTTCTGGAGGGCATGACCTGGGAAGAGGCCCAGCAACTCCAG GCGGAAGGCAAACTA gcTGGGAAATATGAG GACGGCACTCTGAGCATGGCCGGCGACAGTGTAATCGTGATTGGTGCGGCCTCCAAAGGCATCATACAGCGCGACCAGCAACACAACGTACAGGTCTACAAGTCTCAGTACCAGGCCAATCCCTTCGAGAACATGACCCAGGACGAAATCGACCGGTACAAGGTCGAGGTGGAGAAGAAAGCTAAAGGAGAACCAG TGTCAACCCCAACAGAAGATTCGTTAGAACCAGGACCTGATGGTAAGCTCATCTCCACAGAGGAGCGCATGCAGATAATTCAGCAGCAGCAACAGCCGGAGACAACCCCTGAGAAGGCGGCCCCAGTAGAAG TTAAACACGCTGTAGAACCACCCAAACCCGCTGttgttgatgatgatgacgatgtGTTTGTTGATGAGTCATCAGCACCTCTATCTCCTGCCACTAATGGTACAACCAAAG AATCTGAGGAGCCTAGGCCATCACAATTACAGCGCTCTGAGTCCACTCGAGAGCCTCCCCGTAGCCCAGAAT TGattgatgaattaaaaaagaagaattttgaGCGATCTAAGTCAGACCGCTGGGCCCGCG ATCACAAAATAAATGGCGATGAGAAAACAGGATCTCCTTCCAAGTCGGACACCCTGAAGTCGACAGACAGTGCCAGTGGAGGGGAAACTCTGGAGGATCGCAGCAGTAAAGAG GGATCTCCAACTAAAGATGCACCATCACCGACTAAGgacaagaagaagaaaaagaacaaGTTCAGGATGCCATCTTTCTCAAAGTCCAAAAAGAAGGAGAGCAAAGAGAGCACCATCTAG
- the LOC105327307 gene encoding alpha-adducin isoform X2, whose amino-acid sequence MSNGTAHMNGPSSGKYIDTIDPDDPEYVKEMRRPAEVKEDVRQMHDRSRVSLILNSEAFRRELEEVVDEQIKSGPHPASLLALQQITDLLLPHSKGQTGLINRGTAPVIPISDIKGTDGLGYSKGEKLLRCKLAACYRLVDLKGWGHGIYNHISVRINQELEHFLINPFGLNYGEITASSLVKVDMQGDVIEKGTTTLGINRAGFTLHSAIHQARPDLKCVIHLHTPAAVAVSTLKCGFLPMSQEALICGEVSYHEYNGILVDQEERDALQRHLGPNNKIMFLRNHGVVACGTTVEEAWHYAFNIMAACESQIKALPAGLDNIVLVDEEVRRKTYAVGSQGGGGVDTSGKKWKTGELEFEALMRQLDNAGYRTGFVYRQPIIKAEVKRERCNDDVEIPPASSSFTYVFDGDYEHSKYMSPIKVAIERQKQHYKAGWLNSPNTYVKKEMEETGTTNPKKITKWIQDGSPSNSGTSVKLENPNQFAPQGADPHEFKKKQKNIRKDYYEDKVTAGPQSRVLEGMTWEEAQQLQAEGKLDGTLSMAGDSVIVIGAASKGIIQRDQQHNVQVYKSQYQANPFENMTQDEIDRYKVEVEKKAKGEPVSTPTEDSLEPGPDGKLISTEERMQIIQQQQQPETTPEKAAPVEVKHAVEPPKPAVVDDDDDVFVDESSAPLSPATNGTTKASRNNRSSRSSRGSSRETNVDDILNSSYGSPSNNKESEEPRPSQLQRSESTREPPRSPELIDELKKKNFERSKSDRWARDHKINGDEKTGSPSKSDTLKSTDSASGGETLEDRSSKEGSPTKDAPSPTKDKKKKKNKFRMPSFSKSKKKESKESTI is encoded by the exons ATGTCTAACGGTACAGCACACATGAATGGACCCAGCTCTGGGAAATACATAGATACCATAG ATCCCGATGACCCAGAGTACGTCAAAGAAATGCGGAGGCCGGCGGAGGTGAAGGAAGATGTCCGTCAGATGCACGATCGGAGTCGAGTGTCGCTGATCCTGAACAGCGAGGCGTTTCGTCGGGAGCTTGAGGAAGTGGTGGATGAGCAGATCAAGTCCGGCCCCCACCCAGCCAGTCTCCTCGCCCTCCAGCAAATCACAGACCTGTTACTGCCCCACTCCAAGGGCCAGACGGGGCTGATCAACCGAGGAA CGGCCCCAGTAATCCCTATCAGTGACATCAAAGGAACAGATGGGCTGGGCTACTCCAAGGGGGAGAAACTCCTGCGCTGTAAGCTGGCCGCCTGCTACAGACTGGTGGACCTAAAAGGCTGGGGACATGGTATCTACAACCACATCAGT gTCAGAATTAACCAAGAACTGGAGCATTTCCTCATTAACCCGTTTGGACTGAACTATGGGGAGATCACTGCCTCATCCTTAGTGAAGGTGGATATGCAGGGGGACGTGATCGAGAAAGGCACAACAACACTAGGCATCAACAGGGCCGGCTTCACGCTTCACTCGGCAATCCACCAAGCACGACCGGATCTTAAATGTGTCATTCATCTCCACACCCCAGCAGCAGTAGCA GTGTCTACACTGAAATGTGGCTTTCTGCCCATGTCACAGGAAGCCCTTATTTGTGGTGAAGTCAGCTACCACGAATATAATGGCATACTAGTCGACCAAGAGGAAAGGGACGCTCTACAGCGCCACCTAGGACCAAACAATAAA ATAATGTTTCTTAGAAATCATGGAGTTGTAGCCTGTGGTACAACAGTTGAAGAAGCCTGGCACTACGCATTCAATATTATGGCAGCTTGCGAATCACAG ATAAAAGCTTTGCCCGCTGGCTTAGACAATATAGTACTAGTAGATGAGGAAGTCCGACGGAAGACGTACGCTGTGGGAAGTCAGGGAGGTGGAGGAGTGGATACCAGCGGCAAGAAGTGGAAGACGGGTGAACTGGAATTTGAGGCTCTCATGAGGCAGCTAGATAATGCT gGGTATAGAACTGGTTTTGTGTACAGACAACCAATCATTAAAGCAGAAGTAAAGCGAGAGAGATGTAATGATGATGTAGAAATCCCACCAGCCTCCAGTTCATTTACATACGTGTTCGACGGCGACTATGAACACtccaagtacat GTCGCCGATTAAAGTTGCCATTGAGAGACAGAAGCAGCACTACAAAGCTGGTTGGTTGAACTCACCCAACACATACGTCAAAAAAGAGATGGAAGAGACAGGAACAACCAACCCTAAGAAGATAACAAAG TGGATCCAGGACGGTTCACCCTCTAATTCAGGAACATCTGTAAAACTGGAAAACCCCAACCAGTTTGCACCTCAAGGAGCAGACCCTCATGAGTTCAAGAAAAAGCAGAAAAAT ATAAGGAAGGATTACTATGAGGACAAGGTGACCGCTGGGCCACAGTCGCGGGTTCTGGAGGGCATGACCTGGGAAGAGGCCCAGCAACTCCAG GCGGAAGGCAAACTA GACGGCACTCTGAGCATGGCCGGCGACAGTGTAATCGTGATTGGTGCGGCCTCCAAAGGCATCATACAGCGCGACCAGCAACACAACGTACAGGTCTACAAGTCTCAGTACCAGGCCAATCCCTTCGAGAACATGACCCAGGACGAAATCGACCGGTACAAGGTCGAGGTGGAGAAGAAAGCTAAAGGAGAACCAG TGTCAACCCCAACAGAAGATTCGTTAGAACCAGGACCTGATGGTAAGCTCATCTCCACAGAGGAGCGCATGCAGATAATTCAGCAGCAGCAACAGCCGGAGACAACCCCTGAGAAGGCGGCCCCAGTAGAAG TTAAACACGCTGTAGAACCACCCAAACCCGCTGttgttgatgatgatgacgatgtGTTTGTTGATGAGTCATCAGCACCTCTATCTCCTGCCACTAATGGTACAACCAAAG CTTCCAGAAATAACCGATCCTCTCGAAGCTCTCGTGGCTCATCACGAGAGACCAATGTGGATGACATACTCAATTCCTCCTATGGGAGCCCCAGCAATAACAAGG AATCTGAGGAGCCTAGGCCATCACAATTACAGCGCTCTGAGTCCACTCGAGAGCCTCCCCGTAGCCCAGAAT TGattgatgaattaaaaaagaagaattttgaGCGATCTAAGTCAGACCGCTGGGCCCGCG ATCACAAAATAAATGGCGATGAGAAAACAGGATCTCCTTCCAAGTCGGACACCCTGAAGTCGACAGACAGTGCCAGTGGAGGGGAAACTCTGGAGGATCGCAGCAGTAAAGAG GGATCTCCAACTAAAGATGCACCATCACCGACTAAGgacaagaagaagaaaaagaacaaGTTCAGGATGCCATCTTTCTCAAAGTCCAAAAAGAAGGAGAGCAAAGAGAGCACCATCTAG